A genome region from Triticum aestivum cultivar Chinese Spring chromosome 2B, IWGSC CS RefSeq v2.1, whole genome shotgun sequence includes the following:
- the LOC123040423 gene encoding glycine-rich cell wall structural protein 2-like: MVGTKLAALGVFVILSIGLASAARVARYSSAAETSMGGEGGGGGYVTGGGSGSGTGVGSAESGGGGVRASIVGGEDGSGSSQYGGSGYDEGSGSGMSSGTYNKRSHYDFGGYSSSAANGGGGGGGQAGDRDGSSGHGVGSGIASGSGKADGVSRGPSYVNAKSDGNGGGKGSAQNGGSGGGQGGGSGSGDAHP, encoded by the coding sequence ATGGTGGGCACCAAACTCGCAGCTCTTGGGGTCTTTGTTATTTTGAGCATTGGATTAGCCAGTGCTGCAAGAGTGGCCAGATACTCTAGTGCAGCAGAGACCAGCATGGGAGGGGAAGGAGGGGGCGGTGGGTATGTGACTGGCGGCGGCTCGGGGTCAGGGACCGGTGTTGGGTCTGCTGAGAGTGGAGGTGGTGGAGTCCGTGCAAGCATTGTTGGCGGTGAAGACGGAAGCGGCAGCAGCCAATATGGTGGTTCGGGATACGACGAAGGATCTGGCTCGGGCATGAGCTCCGGTACGTATAACAAAAGGTCCCATTATGATTTCGGTGGATATTCAAGCAGTGCCGCgaatggcggtggtggcggtgggggACAAGCTGGAGATCGCGATGGATCAAGCGGTCATGGTGTCGGCAGTGGCATTGCCTCTGGCTCTGGTAAGGCAGACGGAGTTTCTAGAGGACCTAGTTATGTAAATGCTAAATCCGATGGAAATGGTGGCGGCAAAGGCAGCGCTCAAAATGGCGGGAGCGGTGGTGGTCAAGGTGGTGGATCTGGGAGTGGTGATGCACACCCTTAA